Proteins encoded in a region of the Anopheles ziemanni chromosome 2, idAnoZiCoDA_A2_x.2, whole genome shotgun sequence genome:
- the LOC131282027 gene encoding protein anachronism, producing the protein MKMLIPVALWCLLLARPGTGAPFTLLDESIPVPESKMIDFENLTESEREQFMRENVNITALKIQQRVLREQQNKNRTSGQPPITQSTHEQNISDPVKKRKIFAEHITGNIKHIIESNLMRNDTVGQLATTHEMAFSAVCEIPKNTNFSQWNEDNTWNLYFRLPYNKQYNSVYSAVLRLYVNGINSTGTRNLQESDNCKNPADQMIRITTSVYYRKNRKDNTSIERKKRVCSCLTIPVSYRGWISMDTLLAVKMWDKPKSNFGIAIDVEDMDDRPLRAADFFQPTDCSEASRGNVTTLLPWSFFRNSLSWTPNEMDNVPHVPRIDIGIYKTMHHNHRPFLSKSQYGYNVRHHVPNGATAGSYSGNSYEHDVIDGMVHVSGSTSSSSSSSDISAINHHHHQHHHQHHKVQRHNQQQYQQHPVAMSKTHKKRRHLNYRVGESEENQSASASSSSSAGYDSSAATSGEDRKL; encoded by the exons ATGAAGATGCTCATTCCCGTGGCCCTTTGGTGCCTGTTGCTGGCAAGGCCGGGCACCGGTGCGCCCTTCACCCTGCTCGATGAGTCCATACCCGTGCCGGAGTCAAAGATGATCGATTTTGAAAATCTGACCGAAAGCGAACGCGAGCAGTTCATGCGGGAGAACGTCAACATTACGGCGCTCAAGATCCAACAGCGGGTGCTACGGGAGCAGCAGAACAAGAACCGCACCAGCGGCCAGCCCCCCATCACCCAGAGCACCCACGAGCAGAACATTTCGGATCCCGTGAAAAAGCGGAAAAT ATTCGCCGAGCACATTACTGGTAACATTAAGCACATCATCGAGAGCAACCTCATGCGCAATGATACCGTTGGACAATTGGCGACAACGCACGAGATGGCCTTTTCCGCCGTCTGCGAGATTCCCAAAAACACCAACTTCAGccagtggaatgaggacaacACCTGGAATCTGTACTTCCGTCTGCCTTACAATAAGCAGTATAATTCTGTCTACTCGGCTGTACTAAG ACTCTATGTGAACGGCATCAACTCGACTGGTACGCGTAACCTGCAGGAGTCCGATAACTGCAAGAACCCGGCGGATCAAATGATTCGCATCACGACGTCGGTTTACTACCGTAAAAATCGTAAAG ATAACACCTCGATCGAACGCAAGAAGCGCGTCTGCAGCTGCCTCACGATCCCGGTGTCCTACCGTGGCTGGATCTCGATGGACACCCTGCTGGCGGTGAAAATGTGGGACAAGCCGAAAAGCAACTTTGGCATCGCGATCGACGTCGAAGACATGGACGATCGTCCGCTCCGGGCGGCCGACTTTTTCCAGCCGACCGACTGCTCGGAGGCAAGTAGAGGCAATG TTACAACCTTACTTCCATGGAGCTTTTTCCGAAACTCACTCTCATGGACCCCTAATGAAATGGACAATGTGCCACA CGTCCCGCGAATAGATATCGGCATCTATAAGACTATGCATCACAATCATCGCCCGTTCCTTTCCAAGAGCCAATATGGATACAACGTGCGCCACCATGTGCCCAACGGTGCCACTGCCGGCAGTTACTCGGGCAACTCGTACGAACACGACGTCATTGACGGCATGGTACACGTCTCtggcagcaccagcagcagcagcagcagcagcgataTTTCTGCaatcaaccaccaccaccatcagcatcatcatcagcaccaCAAGGTGCAACGCCATAACCAACAGCAATACCAGCAGCACCCTGTAGCCATGAGCAAAACGCATAAGAAGCGACGCCATCTGAACTATCGCGTGGGCGAGAGCGAGGAAAACCAGTCAGCGTCagcgtcgtcatcgtcatcggccGGGTACGATTCGTCGGCAGCCACATCCGGGGAGGACCGAAAACTATGA
- the LOC131293949 gene encoding solute carrier family 28 member 3-like: protein MSGIQNEAFLTTEQEDGNTLTKRKSNGFTTIVEGMPAMSYQNDDGPVSPQDSSMAKQTAGPTETLYDRLSGAIGRHKKHIQLGVYIILNVIVIVYFGFATNYYLEYEQDDCGMQWCTGYGMLVLLIGFVYLGLLYYYVVKPLLGSHFRSFIIQPTTRVVTRFSKLWYVRVGVVCLVLVGFGVFVYFETRDQTERLISLAGMAFLMVISALLSKHPTKINFRPVVLGVVFQFLLGLFCIRWEVGRSIFSCVGNKVATFLNYTAAGASFVYGSVLVGGGENEYAIFAFSVLSVIYFFSFCISILYYLGAMQWVVLKLGWILQSILGTTVCESVIAAANIFLGMSESPLLIRPYLKDLTHSEIHSIMTSGFATVSGTVLAAYISFGANPAHLITASVMAAPGALCFAKMIYPETEESKTRSDNIQMEESTDSSILDAASNGASAATPLVLGIIANLIAFVAFVAFINGMLSWFGWRVGWEDISLEMIFGAIFRPLAFVMGVPWDDSYYVGKVIGIKMIVNEFVAFERLGEFIKENAITPRSAAIATYAVCGFANPSSMGIMIGTMSAMAPDKRYIITSVAVRAFLTGSIVCFMTASIGGLLMDDTIFNNFGRAMEPLVVNGTAGESLLLSH from the exons ATGAGTGGCATACAAAATGAAGCATTCCTAACAACGGAACAGGAG gATGGTAACACACTTACGAAACGCAAGTCCAACGGTTTCACGACGATCGTGGAG GGAATGCCAGCGATGTCGTaccaaaatgatgatgggCCTGTCTCACCGCAGGACAGTTCGATGGCGAAGCAAACAGCGGGACCAACAGAGACACTCTACGACAGACTCAGCGGGGCCATCGGGCGCCACAAGAAACACATCCAATTGGGCGTGTACATCATACTCAACGTCATCGTTATCGTGTACTTCGGTTTTGCCACCAATTATTATTTGGAGTATG AGCAAGATGACTGCGGTATGCAATGGTGCACCGGATATGGAATGTTGGTGCTGCTCATCGGTTTTGTCTACTTGGGACTGCTGTACTACTATGTGGTAAAGCCGTTGCTTGGGAGCCATTTTAGGAGCTTTATTATACAACCTACAACCAGGGTAGTGACTCGTTTTTCCAAATTATG GTATGTTCGAGTAGGAGTGGTGTGCTTAGTACTAGTCGGGTTCGGTGTATTCGTGTATTTTGAAACGCGCGATCAAACCGAACGCCTGATATCCCTGGCCGGAATGGCCTTCCTGATGGTGATATCTGCCCTGCTGTCCAAGCACCCGACTAAAATAAACTTCCGTCCGGTCGTGCTTGGCGTGGTTTTCCAGTTTCTACTCGGATTGTTCTGCATTCGCTGGGAAGTTGGTCGTAGCATCTTCTCCTGCGTCGGCAACAAAGTGGCGACGTTCCTGAACTACACCGCCGCCGGGGCCTCGTTCGTGTACGGATCCGTGCTGGTCGGTGGGGGCGAGAATGAGTACGCAATCTTCGCGTTCTCCGTCCTGTCTGTGATATACTTCTTCAGCTTTTGCATCTCGATCCTGTACTACCTGGGCGCGATGCAGTGGGTCGTGCTGAAGCTGGGCTGGATCTTGCAATCGATCCTTGGTACAACGGTGTGCGAGAGTGTGATTGCGGCGGCAAACATCTTCCTTGGCATGAGCGAATCACCGCTGCTTATTCGGCCGTACCTGAAGGACTTGACCCACTCAGAGATTCATTCGATCATGACGTCTGGTTTTGCGACCGTCTCGGGTACGGTGCTTGCGGCGTACATTTCGTTCGGTGCAAACCCGGCCCACCTGATCACGGCCAGCGTAATGGCCGCACCGGGGGCCCTTTGTTTCGCCAAAATGATCTACCCGGAGACGGAGGAAAGTAAAACCCGCTCGGACAACATACAGATGGAAGAATC CACTGACTCGTCTATATTAGATGCGGCTAGCAACGGTGCCAGTGCTGCCACTCCACTCGTTCTCGGTATTATTGCCAACCTCATAGCGTTCGTGGCATTTGTTGCGTTCATCAACGGCATGCTGTCCTGGTTCGGTTGGCGTGTCGGCTGGGAGGACATATCGTTGGAGATGATTTTCGGTGCCATCTTCCGGCCGCTGGCGTTCGTCATGGGTGTCCCGTGGGACGACAGCTACTACGTGGGCAAAGTGATCGGCATCAAAATGATCGTCAACGAGTTCGTCGCCTTTGAACGGTTAGGGGAGTTCATCAAAGAGAATGCAATTACG CCACGTTCGGCCGCGATCGCGACGTATGCCGTCTGTGGATTCGCAAATCCTAGTTCGATGGGAATCATGATTGGCACGATGAGTGCTATGGCACCTGACAAGCGTTACATCATCACATCCGTCGCCGTAAGGGCCTTTTTAACCGGTTCCATTGTCTGCTTCATGACGGCTAGCATCGGTGGGTTGCTAATGGATGATacgattttcaacaatttcggcCGCGCCATGGAACCATTGGTGGTGAACGGAACGGCAGGGGAATCCCTTCTTCTTAGCCATTAA